The Silene latifolia isolate original U9 population chromosome Y, ASM4854445v1, whole genome shotgun sequence sequence TTGAATTGCCACATGGCCCTCACCATGGTCAGAGGAGCGATAAAAATTAAGGGATGAAAGAGATTAAGAGTGCGATTGGAGGGAAGGATGAAAATGGTGGGAGGCTATTTcgtttgtttggttagcaaaatgggTAGGAGGGCTATGGAGATGATGAATCCCTGCATTTTCCTCTTATTAGGCAAATTAAAATGTTTCCAGCAAAGGAAAAATTTGAAGTGAAAATTTATAGACGAATGAGCTTTTAGTCAATGCAATTCTTAATGCCATTTTCATCATGGGTTATCCGTAGCATTAATTCTGTGTTGATGCAAGGATCAGGTTGCGTACATCGGACCGTATTTCCTATTTACCATGTGAATGGGAACCTTTAAGGCACTAGTGTATGTGAAAGAAACTACCGATGAAACTATTCAACTTTCAAATGGTATACAAAAGTATTACTCCAATACATGAATAGTTTATTAGGGTTACCTAATTCGCTCGTCCTCCCTCCGAATTGCGAATTAATTCGAACGAATTAATTCGCAATTCATTTTCATCTTAATTCGTCCCAATTCGCGAATTATTCGCTGAGATGAGCGAATTATATGATTatgctaaaaaccaaaaaaaatcagGAAAAATTGAAGTATAGACAAGATACCTGGTTATTTTGAAGTTTGAACTTTGAAGCCAAGCACAATGATTTGATTCACTATTGTAGATTTGTAGATTTAGCtttaatttgattttgatttttgacagGAAGTTGATTTTTTTTTAGCTTTGTTGATATAAAAGGATAATCCTTTTGCGAATTGCATTCGACGAATTACCGAATTTTAAAATAATGTAATTCGCCAGCGAATTGAATTCGCTAAATTGAGCGAATCGCGAATTAGAATTAAGAAAGCGAATTGAACGAATTGCGAATCCGGTAACCCACTTTAACTTTAACTAGTGTCCTATTTAGCAAAATTAAACTCCATGGAACTATGGAAGGCTTCCACATAAGAGGCTATTAAAGTATCTTGTGCTTATAATATAAATATTTGAAGATATTTAACGAACCTGTAAAATTTACAGGTGCAGTGTGGAGATGTGGAACTTGAAAAGAAGATAGATGAGAAGATTGAACACTTCATTTCTTCGGTAGAGAAGCACCCAAATAAGAAAAGTCAGGTTTGTAACTTTTGTCTCTTTGTTGTTTATCTATTCTTTTTTGTCAGCCACATTGAAATCTTTGAGTATATCTTGTGTATAAATGGAAAAGAAATACGGAGTATGGTTTATATgagtatttttatttttgtatttgatGGTCTAACAAACAGACGCGAGTAGGATAACCAAGTGCTCGCAGTTTATGACTGTATATTCCATGCAGTATATGTGACACTAAAATATGGAATTTTCAGGGAAATACACACTCAAAataaatttttgtttttatttaatAGTTAGTTACTTAAATAAGACGTCAACCATCCTAAGGAATCTATTCGATGCTGGGTTTTCGAAACATTGTTTCCACACTGCGAGCTAAACTGTGTAACCATCCTCATTCACCATCCTTGTTAAGATGCAAAAATGTGAATGGGAAATAACACAAGGATGTATAGAAGCTTGCCTTGCTGAGGACTTCTTGCTTAAAAAATCATGCATTGTCATTGTCACGAATGTCCATTTGACTCTCTGTAGATTTAGAGCACAGTCTGATTCTTTTCACTGTCTCAGATATGTCTTTCATTCTACGAAATAAAGAACAACAAAGCAATATGGTTCTCAAACAAAGTTGAACGTTTGATTTGGGAACAGTGGTATATTAATTTGAATGTTGCCCACCAGAGAGCAACCTCTAACAAGTCTTATCATTCCAAGGTCATGGACTCAGGAGGTAAAGTGATAGGAAACTTGTACAGTTATCTTATAATGTAGTCATTTCTCGTAGACTCCGACTTACCTATAACCTTTTATAACTGCTCTCTTCAGAGGGTTTGTCAGAGGACAGTAATTCTCAGAGGAGGATTGCAAAAGAAATTTCACTGCGAGAGGTTCTTTTTCAAATTATAAAGTTTGTAAATGAGAAAAAGGATCACATTCCTCCCATCCCAAGCCGTGAAGGAATCTCATTTCCCTATGAGATCACTATTCCAAGGTGTGTTATCCATTCCGCTTCCACTGTGCTCTATGGATTTGTATTGAGACTGTGATTGGAAGCCTGGCAACTCATTCAttggttgttttatttgtttgggCGTCCTCTGCATAAAACTCCATCTATCATGGTCAATAATCCCTCCAATTCTTAGGAATTGCTCCTCTTGCTTAAAATAGTCTTCAAAGATCTTAAAAAGTGGGGCAATTCCAAAGAATTAGAGGAAGTAACTGTCATtttttatttttggttgtttCGGTCAATACTTATAAATTCCTTTTTTTGGGTAAGCTTTTATCTAGCATGACATATATGTCCTCACCTTTGTACATAAAATTAGGTTATAGATGATCACTATGAGTTATCTCCATATTGTTACTTAGAGACAACTAAAGTGTCATGGGTAAGTGTGTGACCGTCGGAATTGGCTATTTTTATGGAAAAAAATACTAGATTTCTGGCTTAAAATTACATAATGATGTCCTAGTGTGGATTGCCAAGTGTTACGCATGGGTACGGAAGGATGCGAGGTATTATGAAGTGACGGAGTAACATAGATTTGTGTATGCAAGGAATTTTTTCTTTAAATGGGGCTGAAAATCAAAGAAATTAACAAAATGGGATTGGTTTCAAACTTATTActcaaaatgggtccacgtcatcaccgAAGCTAGGCTCGGACTTAAGTCGCTCTCCCCCTAAGCGACCACATCCTAGGTGACCAGTAAATAGAGCATATATAAAAAACTATGCGATTTTGAGTCAAGTCGCTGAGGCGGACGGCGACCAGActtcaaaattttaaaaaaaaaaatttatgttacAAGTGGGAGTCGAACACGGGCGTCCGCAGAGTAATAACTTATTCTTTAACCATCTGACCAAATGTATTGTTATGTTTAGGATTAGCGCTTTTTAAATACATTATTATATATTTGTTGTGCGATTTATTATGCGCATTTAAGTCTTTTAATGTTAGTTAAGGTATTAAATTTTAATAGCAAGTATAATTGGCAAGAATTAAAATTGCTCGGTGGTTAGTTTATGGTAGATGAAGCCAACGGTTCTGTGTTCGAATCTCCGCAGCTGCTACATTATTAATTTTTCTTTTGTTCGCTTTAAAGTCGCCTTGGGGGGAAGCGACTTTGCCCCAAAGTCAATTTCTTTTTatatttttctccttatatttACAAGTCACTAAGGTCGTTGAGGGGGAGAGCGATTTTACCTCAAGTCGTCGTCCGACCGAGCGACTTTAATCTTTAACTCAGCTTCGTCAAAACCAatcctacgtggacccattttacGTAATTAGTTTCAAAGAACAcccattttgttaatttatttgttattaaaccccattttggaaaaaaattcgtATGCAAGATGAAGATGGTTTACAAATCACAATTTTAATGATAGTCACTCCCATCTTTCCAGTTTCCACTCCTTGGTCCATCTTTTTTCTTCAATTCCTTGTAAATTACTTAAAACAAGCACTATGTAAAAGCCAAACACCCTCGCgattttgttctaaaatcatgATGAATGAGAATAGTATCAAGATCTCAAACTATGTCCTCTCTAAGGGACGGATAAAGACAATTTGAAATACTAACAAGAGTGGCAATGATTTTCACGAAGATGACAATGCAAGGATAGACTCGTAGAAGATACTTTTCAAAGaaatttgcaaatatgatttctCTTATAAAAACGTTCACTGAAGAGTAATTTATAAGTGATAAAAGAGTTTTCTTAAAAAGACTAAGAAGCACTAAAGGCTTCCAACACCTAGTCTTTGAGTTTGGCAAGGCAAATAATACAAACTAAACTACTCATATTATCATGAGGAGACAAAAGTCATCATATGTTAGCATAGTATCCAAGTATCAAATATAGTTAAAACATGTGCAAATGAGAGGTGAAAAGAGGCTAGGACAAGTTAGGCTAAGACAGAGAGAGAAGTCAGGGAACTAACGACGTAATATAAAATAACCTAAGTTAAGATGTGGGAATACGAACTACTCCCTCCGATTCTTTAGAATTTCcccatttgattaaaatacaccTCACAAAACTTAAAAAGTGGGGCAATTCTAAAGAATCGGAGGTAGTAAGAGAATAGAGTAGAGATGACGGAGTCAAGTTTGGTAGTGAGAGACTTCAGACTTTGACTCAAAGCTGCAAAATACTTTCTCGACACGCTCTCCTCATATATAATAATATCTTGCTTTTGACTTTCTAAGTACACTAGTAACCGCATCAAGCTTGGCAAGAGTAGTTGTATCATTAACGAACCTAGAGTTGAATTCACCATCAACTCTAGAACTCTCAACCCTCTTCTTTTTAACGAGTGTCTGAAACTGATAATCAAATCCCTTAAGGTAAAACTTGTTACTTAAAGGGTATTGTGTCTTTGAGCGGGGAAAAAATTAGTTTAATGTATCTAAAGACTAGTAAAGGAGGTGAACAAGTTATGATGCATCTAAGCTGTAAATAAAAATCATGTCACCAATCAAACAAGTATCCCTCTTGCTAATCCAAGGGAGAAGCGCTCGATGAACTATATGATAGACAAGTTTCTGTTCATGTGACAGATCCGAAGCCAAGACAAACGCTAAAACTGGACCACCTTGCTTAGTAACCGGGTGAATTTTTTCAAATTCTTTTGTTCGTAATTTTTAGGCCAAAGTTTTCCAACACAATGACTTACTCTGACCTCGACTTGTGGTACATCACATGTCTGAAGCAAAAGTCCTCGATAGTACGATGGAATGTCGTTCCATTAATTTGAGCATCAAGAGCACATCAATCATATCACTAACTACAATAGtcgcataaaattgggcatgtcagTCTAGTGCGGCCCTTCCATAATGGGTTGGCTGACTTGGCTCTAATACGAATTGAAAAGTTTTCTGGATCAGAACACTTAAAAAGGAGGGTTGAATTAAATACTTTCCAAGTTGTTACAATGTTACAATGTTGGCTTCTGGTCTGTCACCTAAGCTTGTATATAATCTACTAATTCATTTTGCGCTTCGCCCTTGGATTAGCAAGCGTGATACTTGTTTTTATTGGTGATATGGTTCTCTTTTACAACTTAATGCATCATAAACTCGTTCACTTCCCTTTGCTAATCTTTAACTACATAAAGCTAATTGTTTCCCCGCTCCAAGACACAACACCCTCTAAAGAACAAGTTTTACCTTGTGAGATTTGGTTATCAGTGATCTTTAAAGCTCTTTAAGGCTCGAGGGTTTTTATCTGTTGATAGCTATGGAGTTTTACCTAAAGATGTTATGAATGACAAAATTCTGGAAAAGATGTTCTTATGGTATCTGATGGGGATACATTGGTAAAAAAGATTTTCATGGTGAGGGTACCTCATTGATAATACGACTACTCTTGCCACTCACACGGGTACATATCCATGTGTTAGACTCAACGTGACTAGCATTTTTAGACTGAGGTCCTTTGTCTTAAAATGAGGATACAGGTGCAGGAACATGTTTGCAAAGCAAAACTACACTTCTAAACTTGAACTATTTCAAGTCTTTTAGAAGTATAATGGAAATAAGTTTGACAAATAACACTTAATATCATTAAATATAACAAAAAATGCTTTATAAACTCTTTTCCCCTACCTTTGTTGTGCAAGTCTTATTTGTTTAGTTCTCTTAAGAAGTGTTTGATTAATAAGTGTCGGTTATGGAATCCATACCCATATCCCCTATGATCCGCGAATCGTGAAGAGAATTTTTTTCATGTCTCTTACTAAAAAGACATATATAACACATTTTATAATTGTGAGTCGTGAATCCATAATAGCGTATTTATATCGAATCCGGTAACCATGGTGTCGAACGGGTGCGATCCTGATGCCTATCGCGAGCGGAAGTCTTAATTGTGCGACAAATAAACGAAGgacccgaatgcactaggtgcaacccgatcaaTTCGTGTTACTTGAAGCTaagtaaaacgtaaataaaagggATGTTTGCTCGATCTAGACCTGTAGATCGACCAATGGTGATTGATTCAGAGAATAATCGGGTTTTACTCGAAAACGCGTCGAATAAAACAGAGGATTTTCGCAACAACGATTTTTATCACACAATGTAGTAATTCAGACTATATATAGGCCGAATATCCTTGGGCTCCAAGGTAAAAATAAATGCTAACCTTGATTTCCAAGGTGATTAATTAATACCCTTGACTATGAAGAAAAACATGTTTGGCTATGAAGAAAAACATGCACTACCATAAAGACTAAAATGATGAAAACTTGGTTGTTCCTTGGGCGGCACTTCCACGGCTCCTCACGGGTCCTAGGGAGTTTCTTCGCGTGTTTCGGATCCTTGAGTCGAGATCATGCAAACCTCTTGCCTCTTGTTAGTACCCATCCATGTTTGATGCGCCAATATTGACGTGTTTGGATTCGAACCATTCTTGATGCCCATAGGGTCTCCTAATTCGAGTACCACTTCGTCTAAGGTGTCGATATCCGTATCatctcctcccccttgaaaaggaattgtcctcaattcctTAATCCCATCATCATCGATATAAGGAGAGAGATCACCTATGTTGAAGGTGGCATGAACACCATACTCCAGGTAGTTCGATCTTGTAGGCATTATCACCGACCTTTGAAACTACCTTATAAGGACCTTCCGCGCgtggcattaacttgttctttcaCTTGCTCGGAAATCGATCCTTTCTCAAGTGCACCCAAACTAAATCCCCTTCATTGAAGACCCTAGATTGACGATTCTTGTTTGTCTTTCGCTTGTATACTTCATTGATGGATTCAATTCTAGCTCGAACTTGCTCATGTAGCTTGATCATTGCTTTTAACTTTGCCTCCGCATCCTTATGCACTATTTCATCTTCCGGTAAATGAATAAGGTCGAGTGGTAGGTAGGGATTCACACCATACACAATTTCAAATGGGGAGTGCTTTGTTGCGTATGTTGGAGATCGATTGTAAGCGAACTCGGCATGAGCGAGCTTTAAATCCCAATCCTTTTGAGTCTTGTTCACGAGACCACGCAACAATGTACCAAGAGTTCGATTCGTCACCTCCGTTTGCCCATCGGTTTGGGGATGGTGAGACGTACTAAACAACAGCTTGGTGCCCACTTTCCTCCATAGGGTGTTCTAAAAGTAGCTTAAGAACTTGGAATCACGATCACAGACTATCGTTTTCGGAACTCCATGAAAACGGAGTCTCTCTCGGAAGTACAAATCAGCCACGTTGCTAGCGTCGTCCGTCTTGTGACATGCTACAAAATGAGCCATCTTGGAAAACCGATCCACAATAACCATGATTGCATCCTTACCTCTTTGAGTACGAGGCGAAGCAACAATAAAATTCATGGACACATCCTCCCACGCCCGGCTAGGAATAGGTAATGGTATGTATTCTCCGGGTTTGAAGGTACTTTTCGCAACATGACAAGTGACACATTTCCGGACCACATTTTGCACATCTCCTTGCATTCGAGGCCAATAGAAATGTTCCTTTAGGACCTCCAAAGTCTTATTGACACCGAAATGTCCACCAAGTCCACCTCCATGAGCTTCTCGTATTAATAACTCCCGAACTTGATGTTCAGGCACACCAAGCCTATTTCCTTTGAAAAGAAAGTCATCTTGAATGGTAAACTCGCCGTGTGCTCCTAAGTTGCATTTCTCAAACAATTCCCCAAAATCGGAATCATTCTCATAATAATTCTTCTAAGGTTTCAAATCCAAGTAGGCGAACATCGAGCACATTCAATAAAGAATAGCGTCGGGAAACAGcatctgtgacacccccatacttcaagtgccttactgggaccacttaaggtatgagaacgtcaccttCTCGGTTCCCctaggcaatgataatcaaaaaacaatgaaaaaacatacttaaatagtaaatacggtttaaagtgattacatgtcaactccaaaactgttaaactgaaatacagggttctcaaaactgtctactatcaatACTATAAagtgtctgacacagcggaagacttttaaactgcatcgtggtgactcatcccagctatcccatacgcatcgtctcatacctgctcaataactgctcaccacccccgaatggatcaccacagtttttaaaacatttaaacggggtcagtactaattacataaaacaaatgccacaaagaaacaatgtcacaaacagctcaaacaaatccccggtctccatctccaatctccacacaactccacacaactgactacacactaaaagtGTGTAGCCAgagtactcatcgcaacaagtactccacgccgccagtggggaccgcagccgtacccaccaaatccctgctcatcaccactgagcgataaacccaagtttccttaatgtgcacatcccctcctatggcgggttccacagagggccaagggcgtgaagccactcccgcaagtgactccactcagccagggacgcgccccgaagatcacagacagatacaaaccaatcaacagtatGAAAACAACCGTCTAACAGCTCAACAATACAATCAATCTTTAATCACAACAACCGTCACCACAcgttatgtaactaatactgagtagggaaaccctacctggaaaagcaatcaccacaaacggtctagcagctaaccaaaatcgttcttcaatgaaatcacctcctatcaaacatacagtcatacaattaccatctaatactcccaaaacccccaatttacccaattagggtttcaaccataATCAATGAAACAGcataaaaactgtactaggaccttacccacaatacgacggtctcaacggcgtaaagaacacaacgatccgatgactctagcccttaggatttgatagcaatgcaaAAGAGGAGAGTAACGTAACATGTTTTTACTCTTTAAGAAACTTAGAAAAGGGTAAAATGAAGAGAAACTGACGAAAGGTgattttatatccttctcgcgttactatcaaaacccgacaaaataacccgtaagactcacttactcgatcgagtaagtaacctactcgatcgagtgccccttactcgatcgagtgccacacatactcgatcgagtacccatcagacagactagtgtttcgtataaaaacatacttactcgacagagtaagcccactcgatagagtacccatagacatagaaaaccgtagtattacaccatCGGCCACCACATTCCTTTT is a genomic window containing:
- the LOC141630111 gene encoding autophagy-related protein 101-like, producing MNCEVCQLKELQVDDFEIKEVLRCILHTIMFHRALGLVRPKDIDLELFDITYVQCGDVELEKKIDEKIEHFISSVEKHPNKKSQICLSFYEIKNNKAIWFSNKVERLIWEQWYINLNVAHQRATSNKSYHSKVMDSGEGLSEDSNSQRRIAKEISLREVLFQIIKFVNEKKDHIPPIPSREGISFPYEITIPSSSDTTFGMDMIKRMLQTGHPTMLS